The genomic interval TGCTGCTGTTCGCGGCGTTGCAGTTCGTCGTATTCGCTGCTGACACCGGCAAGTCGTTCATTGAGCGAGGCGAATTGATCTCGCATCGTTTGGACGGCAGCGGTCGCCGACTCCGCCTGTCGTTGCGACTGCGCCAGTTGCTCGGCGGCCTCGTTGATCTTTTCCTGGTGTTCTTCCTGCAGCAGACGAAGCTCTTCTTTTTGAGCCTCCAGCTCCGCCCTTCGCTGCTTGAGCAACTCGTCCTTGTTCTTTATCTCATCCGACTGCTCCAGATTGGACTGACGCAGTTGTGTCAGTTCGTCTTGGCTGGTGGAGAATTCGTGCAGGATTTCACGGGCTGCGTTTTCCTGTGCGACCAGTTCCGATTCACGGATGCGTAGTTGCTCGGCGCGATTCCAGAGCTCGCTTTCGCGTTGACGCAAGGTCATTTCACGGTCGTCGCAGCGATTCTCCCTAGCTTCGCACTCTGCATGCCGCGCGTGCCATTGCTCCGACAGGTCAGCTATCTTGGATCTCAGGTGACGATCTGTCACTTCTCGCGGCGTTTCGAACTCGGTCAATGATGGCGCGCGACGCGGACCGTCCGACTTTGGCTCTGGTGCGGAGAGCAACTCAAATTTGTAGCTGCCCATTCGGATCACGTCGCCGACCCGCAGTGTCGATTCGGTTGCCCGCGCACCATTGAACTCCAGCGGTACGGAGTAGGCTCGCAGCAAGACGCGGTGGGCGTCCCGCAAGAGCACCGCGTGCATCGGACGCAGAGTGTCGTCGCTGAGCTGAATCGAACATCCCTCGCCGCTACCGAAGGTGTATCGATTGCCCGTCAGACGCAATCGGCGCACGGGGGCTCCCGGCTGCATCACACGGAATTCGATCGCCGCTGACCCGAACGAATCTCTGTCCGATGCATCTCTGTCGGATGCATCGTTTGAGGAGAACGTCGTTCCGCTCAAAGTACTGGAAGCACCAAAGGGGGAGTGGCTTCGTTCGTCAGCGAGGTCGGTTTGGTCTGTGCTCACCGCAGGCTTCCTTGCTTGCATTTCATCAAAAAATCCATACGAACTGAGTCGAATGGACAATGTCACTGTCTGTGTTTCGGATGATCGGGTGGGTGCTGTGAACCAAATTAGGCCGGTCAGAGGGGTTTTGTCGGCACGGTCCTGGATTCGGGCGAACTGGCGAATCTGGGGGAAGTCCGTGGTAGGAAGGGCGCTCAAAACGACGCCAACGGCACGTCGCTGCGGGAAATGTCCGACCCGCTGGGGACAAAATCAGCCAATTTCCCACCCATAAAAAACGCGTCATTCGTCATCTTTGGCGTCATCAGGGTGATTCGTGGGCAAGAGGCCGTGGATTTCCGCGCTGACTTTGCTGGACCGCTTCCTAACATAACGATGCCAGCAGACCCCACCCCTTTTCTGACCACCACACTGGTGGGGTGCATCAAACCGGAAATCCTGCAGTTGCGTATGCAGTGAATGTCTTGCGTCGATGTCTGGCGGTGGTCGATTCAGTAAGCGAACCCAAGAGGTCCCTCCCATGACACGTAAACAAGCGATCGAGAAACTCAAGGCAACGTTGATCCAACGACGCGAAGGATTGCGACGCACGGTGGCGGGTGACCTGAAACTGCTGCAGAAAATGCATCGCCCCAAGAGTGGTGACATCTTGGACGCGGTTGCCGACTCCGTTCAGGACGAGTTGAACAGTCAACTGCTGGAGGCCGAAAGCAAAGAGCTCCAGGCGATCGACGATGCGATCGCAAGAATGGACAATGACAGCTATGGCATCTGTGAGGGTTGTGGCAAGTCGATCCCGCTGACACGTCTGCGTGCCGTCCCGCATGCGAACGATTGTATCGAGTGCCGGCGACTGCTGGAGCGAAAACGAAAGCACCCCGCGGCCAGCATGAATCGCGTGTTCGACCAGTACGAACCTGACCCCGTTTGAGTGAAACCTCGCAAGAGCTTGATTCAACGCCGCATTTGTAGCAGTGCGTCGGGCTGAATGATCCGTACGGGTCAACACGATTCAGTAACCAGTGACAAACATGACGACCGAGCATCCCAACCTGTGTTGGATTGTTCGGTCGTTTTTTGATTTGCCATCGATGCGGGTTCTGTCATATGCCCCGCGCAGGGATGCCAACACAATGTCTTAAAAAGTGGACGAGCGATTTCGACGATGCGTAGAATGCGACGCACTCCCTCGTCGATCCTCCCTTCCCATGTTTCATTGACTCGTCCTATGGCACTACTGCAGACTTCCATTCCGCGCTGGGCGCAGCGACTGGTTTGTTCGCTGACGCTCACCGCGATCACAACAGGCGTCGGTTCATCGCTCGTTCATGCCCAAGACGCCGATGCGTTTCGATCTCGGTACCCGATGCCTCACGGTTCCGCCGACTTGGATGAAACTGGAGCCAACAGCGATGGTCGCTCTGTCAGTGTTCGTCGCCCCCCTGTCACGATATCGCCCAGAAACGCAACCGAAGCGTTGGTTGATCAGAATCGTGAGCAATTGTTCAACGAGCTGGCAGAGGAGTTCAACGCATTCGATCGCTTGGGCAACCTCGTTCGTCGCGTTTCGCAATTGGTCAAGCCAAGTGTGATTCACATCGAAGCCCACAAGACACAACGCCACGAATCCTATGATGAAGCCGGCAGCGGAGTGCTGGTCAGGCTGGGTGGCGGCGACTGGGTGTTGACCAATCGACACGTGATCCTGGGCTCGAAACCCAATGAAATTCTGTTGCGTACCGCGGACGGTCGCGAGTTTCATCCGACCCGCATCGAGGCCGATCCCAGCACCGACGTTGCTGTGATGCAAGTCGTTGGGCTGCATGTGCCTGCGGCCCGCGTCGGTGATAGCCGAACGGTCGAGATCGGAGACTTTTTAATCGCGATCGGCAGTCCGTTCGGTCTTAGCCACAGCGTCACCTTCGGGATCTTGAGCGCCAAAGGACGTCGTGATCTTTCCCTAGGTGAACAGAAGATCGACTTGCAGGATTTCTTTCAAACCGATGCCGCGATCAACCCGGGCAACAGCGGAGGTCCGTTGTTGAACCTGCGAGGCGAAGTCATCGGACTCAATACGGCCATCGCCAGCAGCAGCGGTGGCAGCGAAGGAATCGGTTTCGCCATCCCGATCAACATGGCGATCAAAGTGGCAGACGAGTTGATCGAGCATGGTGAATTGCGACGCGGTTACTTGGGTGTCACCCTGGATCCAGATTATCGGCCCGGCAGCGGGACATCTTTGCCGGGCGGTGCCTTGGTCAAGGATGTTCGACGTGGCTCGCCAGCCGAACGAGCCAACTTGCAACGCGGCGACGTGATCATCCAGTTCAATGACACGCTGGTGGACAACGACGATCATTTGGTTGCCCAAGTCGGCATGACAGAGATCGGCTCGCAGGTGCAGATGATCATCTATCGTGACGGCAAGCGTTACCGAACCGATGTCACGCTGACGGACGTCAACTGAACTGGACCGGGCTGGACCGTGTCAGACGGGTTCGTCGAGCCCCAACAAACGCGTCAAAGCGGTGTCCACCTCAGCGAAACCGCTTTCTGTGGAGTTTTTGGCTCGGGCAATCGTTTCCAGACAATCCCGTTGCCGCCTGTTGAGCGGCACGGGCTCGCCCGTCGACGGCGGTTGCGGAACAAGCCTTGCGATGATCTTGGCCATTAGCTCGGGTATACCGACTGCTGTGGTGGCAACCGTGTACAGCACGTCCGTTTGTTTACGCAGATCTGGGCTCCCTGCGAGCAAGTCGACTTTGTTGAGGACATGCAGGATCGGCAGCGGTCGCAGCGCCGCGACTGTGCTCGACTCTAGCCATGCAAGCGAGTCGCTGGTCGGTGGGGGAGATCCGTCTTGTGCTTGCCGTACAGCAACTACCAAGTCCGCTTCGGCGATCGCCGATTGGGCTCGCCGCATGCCTTCTCTCTCGATCGACTCGCCGCCTTCGTGCAAACCTGCGGTAT from Stieleria varia carries:
- a CDS encoding TraR/DksA family transcriptional regulator codes for the protein MTRKQAIEKLKATLIQRREGLRRTVAGDLKLLQKMHRPKSGDILDAVADSVQDELNSQLLEAESKELQAIDDAIARMDNDSYGICEGCGKSIPLTRLRAVPHANDCIECRRLLERKRKHPAASMNRVFDQYEPDPV
- a CDS encoding S1C family serine protease, translated to MALLQTSIPRWAQRLVCSLTLTAITTGVGSSLVHAQDADAFRSRYPMPHGSADLDETGANSDGRSVSVRRPPVTISPRNATEALVDQNREQLFNELAEEFNAFDRLGNLVRRVSQLVKPSVIHIEAHKTQRHESYDEAGSGVLVRLGGGDWVLTNRHVILGSKPNEILLRTADGREFHPTRIEADPSTDVAVMQVVGLHVPAARVGDSRTVEIGDFLIAIGSPFGLSHSVTFGILSAKGRRDLSLGEQKIDLQDFFQTDAAINPGNSGGPLLNLRGEVIGLNTAIASSSGGSEGIGFAIPINMAIKVADELIEHGELRRGYLGVTLDPDYRPGSGTSLPGGALVKDVRRGSPAERANLQRGDVIIQFNDTLVDNDDHLVAQVGMTEIGSQVQMIIYRDGKRYRTDVTLTDVN